The Georgenia sp. TF02-10 genome window below encodes:
- a CDS encoding beta-ketoacyl synthase: protein MAGTTVVVTGLGTTNPLGGDVASTWSAALAGKSGVHTLENDWAERYGLPVDFAAEVAVKPADVLPRPELRKMDPSAQYAVIAAQEAWADAGSPEVPGERLGAVVATGIGGVWTILDAWDVVKEKGARRVMPLTVPMLMANSSVANVSVRFGAKAGAHAPVSACASGAEAVAYGVEMIRSGRADVVIAGGTEAAIHPMPLASFAKMQALSTRTEDPEGASRPYDVARDGFVMGEGAGVVVLESAEHAAARGARVHATLAGVGLSADAYDIAPPDPTGGGQERAMRAALTDSGLAADDVVHVNAHATSTPAGDGVEADAIARVLGESAAVSATKSMTGHLLGGAGALELVLTVLAVRERTAPPTINVTDPEPGLRIDLVRDAPRDLPAGPVAALNNAFGFGGHNVALLVTSA from the coding sequence ATGGCAGGGACCACCGTGGTCGTCACCGGCCTGGGCACCACCAACCCGCTCGGCGGGGACGTGGCGTCCACCTGGTCGGCGGCCCTGGCCGGGAAGTCCGGCGTGCACACGCTGGAGAACGACTGGGCCGAGCGGTACGGGCTGCCGGTGGACTTCGCCGCCGAGGTGGCGGTCAAGCCCGCCGACGTCCTGCCCCGGCCCGAGCTGCGCAAGATGGACCCCTCGGCGCAGTATGCGGTCATCGCCGCCCAGGAGGCCTGGGCCGACGCCGGCAGCCCGGAGGTACCCGGCGAGCGGCTCGGCGCCGTCGTCGCCACCGGCATCGGCGGGGTCTGGACCATCCTGGACGCCTGGGACGTCGTGAAGGAAAAGGGCGCGCGGCGGGTCATGCCGCTGACCGTGCCGATGCTCATGGCCAACTCCTCGGTCGCGAACGTCTCGGTGCGGTTCGGCGCCAAGGCCGGGGCGCACGCCCCCGTCTCCGCCTGCGCCTCCGGCGCCGAGGCGGTGGCCTACGGGGTGGAGATGATCCGCAGCGGCCGGGCCGACGTCGTCATCGCCGGCGGCACCGAGGCCGCGATCCACCCCATGCCGCTGGCCTCCTTCGCCAAGATGCAGGCCCTGTCCACCCGGACCGAGGACCCGGAGGGCGCCTCCCGGCCCTACGACGTCGCCCGCGACGGCTTCGTCATGGGCGAGGGCGCCGGGGTGGTCGTCCTGGAGTCCGCCGAGCACGCCGCGGCGCGCGGCGCCCGGGTGCACGCCACGCTCGCCGGGGTGGGCCTGTCCGCCGACGCCTACGACATCGCCCCGCCGGACCCCACCGGCGGCGGGCAGGAGCGGGCCATGCGAGCCGCGCTGACGGACTCCGGCTTGGCCGCCGACGACGTCGTCCACGTCAACGCGCACGCCACCTCCACGCCCGCCGGGGACGGGGTGGAGGCCGACGCCATCGCCCGCGTGCTCGGCGAGAGCGCGGCCGTCTCGGCGACGAAGTCCATGACCGGGCACCTGCTCGGCGGGGCCGGGGCGCTGGAGCTCGTCCTGACCGTGCTCGCCGTCCGGGAGCGGACCGCGCCGCCGACGATCAACGTCACCGACCCCGAGCCGGGGCTGCGCATCGACCTGGTCCGGGACGCCCCGCGCGACCTGCCCGCCGGGCCGGTCGCCGCGCTGAACAACGCGTTCGGGTTCGGCGGGCACAACGTCGCCCTGCTGGTCACCTCCGCCTGA
- a CDS encoding response regulator transcription factor, which produces MSEQAAAPPTILVVEDDPTINQALADRLTAEGFAVVRAHDGPGAVAAFGAAAVDLAVLDLMLPGFDGLEVCRRIQATRPVPVLMLTARDEETDVLVGLGVGADDYVTKPFRMREVVARVRALLRRVARAEQLALAGDGRLAVGDLLLDPAGRRVTVAGSEVHLTPLEFDLLHMLAARPGTVRSREDLMREVWGWADARGTRTLDSHVRTLRAKIGAARVRTVHGVGYALEG; this is translated from the coding sequence ATGTCCGAGCAGGCCGCGGCGCCCCCGACGATCCTCGTCGTCGAGGACGACCCGACGATCAACCAGGCGCTGGCCGACCGGCTGACCGCGGAGGGCTTCGCCGTCGTCCGGGCCCACGACGGCCCCGGCGCCGTCGCCGCCTTCGGCGCCGCCGCCGTCGACCTCGCCGTCCTGGACCTCATGCTCCCCGGCTTCGACGGCCTGGAGGTGTGCCGGCGCATCCAGGCCACCCGCCCGGTCCCCGTCCTCATGCTCACCGCCCGGGACGAGGAGACCGACGTGCTGGTCGGGCTGGGCGTCGGCGCCGACGACTACGTCACCAAGCCGTTCCGGATGCGCGAGGTCGTCGCCCGGGTCCGCGCGCTGCTGCGACGGGTGGCGCGGGCCGAGCAGCTGGCCCTCGCCGGGGACGGCCGGCTCGCCGTCGGCGACCTGCTCCTCGACCCGGCCGGCCGTCGGGTCACCGTGGCCGGCAGCGAGGTCCACCTCACCCCGCTCGAGTTCGACCTGCTGCACATGCTCGCCGCCCGCCCCGGCACCGTCCGCAGCCGCGAGGACCTCATGCGCGAGGTGTGGGGCTGGGCCGACGCCCGCGGCACACGGACGCTGGACAGCCACGTCCGCACGCTGCGGGCGAAGATCGGCGCCGCGCGGGTGCGCACGGTTCACGGCGTCGGCTACGCCCTGGAGGGCTGA
- a CDS encoding DUF4153 domain-containing protein produces MPAPDRPLDPVGSIKTKIGLLVGLSVLAAVLVLQTGQRAGVPAWLTVPATLAAALGVTAWLARGMTAPLRQMTAAAGQMAAGDYSVRVATGSADEVGRLARAFNTMAADIATADAQRRQLVATVSHELRTPLAAQRALLENLVDGVRTPDAATLAAALAQAERLSDLVEDLLDLARVDGGAAVLDLGPVRVADLLSAAVAEARVGGRDVALRTVVEPPNLTVRADGARLAQVAANLLDNAARHSPAGGTITVRAAGEDGWWSLEVCDEGPGIPPGQEQAVFTRFGTADPAGGGTGLGLSIAAWVCELHGGSIAAVPSASGARIRAVLPRDPEATGPVRPGSVDPALAGPAPAPAPAGSDGSASPAPHPVWYLKRFPGPAKALQVPHRMNPAAGLGRPVAPEDGPGTTAPTPAPALPARPGAVGALTTELWPERGLTTAPRPLLASLAIGALAAVVLPDREVGLGALLVLLLSGALVLMTARYRTRPWTHLSAYLSLALGALLVLRAAGWLAVLALLVVAVLVTTALTGAHRLPAMLAGAAAWPLSALRGLPLLGRTLTAMSSRTLLWPVLRTAAVSLVALVVFGGLFASGDAIFGSWVAHLVPDLAWDGLILRTFVLVVVAGTVLAACYLALNPPRVDRLALPAARPVARAWEWLVPVGLVLAVFVGFVAAQASAMWGGHDYVRRVTGLSYADYVHQGFGQLTVATALTLATVAIAVRRAPRATARDRLLLRAALGPLCALTLVVVASALFRMAVYQQAYGYTVLRVLVDAFELWLGLVVVLVLVAGVRWSAAWLPRAALVSGAVFLLALGLANPEGWVARQNIERYADTGKIDTSYLATLGPDAVPAIVEGLPADLARCALPDPADGGWGRAGDGDVLEWNLGRSQAAAAVGALPGAGTSTDRSRCP; encoded by the coding sequence GTGCCGGCTCCGGACCGCCCGCTGGACCCGGTCGGCTCGATCAAGACCAAGATCGGCCTGCTCGTCGGGCTGAGCGTGCTCGCCGCCGTCCTCGTCCTGCAGACCGGCCAGCGCGCCGGGGTGCCGGCCTGGCTGACGGTCCCGGCCACGCTCGCCGCGGCGCTCGGCGTCACCGCGTGGCTGGCCCGCGGGATGACCGCCCCGCTGCGGCAGATGACCGCCGCCGCCGGGCAGATGGCCGCCGGGGACTACTCGGTGCGGGTCGCCACCGGCTCGGCCGACGAGGTGGGCCGCCTCGCGCGGGCGTTCAACACGATGGCGGCGGACATCGCGACGGCGGACGCCCAGCGCCGTCAACTCGTCGCCACCGTCTCGCACGAGCTGCGCACCCCGCTCGCCGCGCAGCGAGCGCTGCTGGAGAACCTCGTCGACGGCGTCCGCACCCCCGACGCCGCCACCCTCGCCGCCGCACTGGCCCAGGCCGAGCGCCTCAGCGACCTCGTCGAGGACCTCCTTGACCTCGCCCGCGTCGACGGCGGTGCGGCGGTGCTCGACCTCGGGCCGGTCCGCGTGGCGGACCTGCTCAGCGCCGCCGTCGCCGAGGCCCGGGTCGGCGGGCGCGACGTCGCGCTGCGCACCGTCGTCGAGCCGCCCAACCTCACCGTCCGGGCCGACGGCGCCCGGCTCGCCCAGGTCGCGGCCAACCTGCTGGACAACGCCGCCCGGCACTCCCCTGCCGGCGGCACGATCACCGTCCGGGCGGCCGGCGAGGACGGGTGGTGGTCGCTGGAGGTGTGCGACGAGGGCCCGGGCATCCCGCCCGGGCAGGAGCAGGCCGTGTTCACCAGGTTCGGCACGGCGGACCCGGCCGGCGGCGGCACCGGGCTGGGCCTGTCGATCGCCGCCTGGGTGTGCGAGCTGCACGGCGGGTCCATCGCCGCCGTCCCGTCGGCCTCCGGTGCCCGCATCCGGGCCGTGCTGCCCCGCGACCCCGAGGCCACCGGTCCCGTCAGGCCTGGGTCCGTCGATCCGGCCTTGGCCGGCCCTGCCCCGGCCCCCGCACCTGCTGGTTCCGACGGGTCCGCCAGCCCCGCGCCTCATCCTGTGTGGTACTTGAAGCGCTTTCCGGGCCCGGCTAAAGCGCTTCAAGTACCACACAGGATGAATCCTGCCGCCGGTCTGGGCCGGCCCGTCGCCCCGGAGGACGGCCCGGGGACAACCGCCCCCACGCCCGCGCCGGCGCTGCCCGCCCGGCCGGGCGCCGTCGGCGCGCTCACGACCGAGCTGTGGCCCGAGCGCGGCCTCACCACGGCGCCGCGCCCGCTGCTCGCCTCCCTCGCCATCGGCGCCCTCGCCGCCGTCGTCCTGCCCGACCGGGAGGTCGGCCTGGGCGCCTTGCTCGTCCTGCTCCTCAGCGGCGCCCTGGTGCTGATGACCGCCCGGTATCGGACCCGGCCGTGGACCCATCTCTCGGCCTACCTGAGCCTGGCCCTCGGCGCCCTGCTCGTGCTGCGGGCGGCCGGGTGGCTCGCGGTGCTGGCCCTCCTCGTCGTCGCCGTCCTGGTCACGACCGCCCTGACCGGCGCCCACCGGCTCCCCGCCATGCTCGCCGGCGCCGCAGCGTGGCCGTTGTCCGCGCTGCGGGGCCTGCCGCTGCTCGGCCGCACCCTGACGGCGATGTCCAGCCGCACGCTGCTGTGGCCGGTGCTGCGCACGGCCGCCGTCTCGCTCGTCGCCCTCGTCGTCTTCGGCGGGCTTTTCGCCTCCGGCGACGCGATCTTCGGGTCCTGGGTCGCCCACCTCGTCCCGGACCTGGCCTGGGACGGGCTGATCCTGCGCACCTTCGTCCTCGTCGTCGTCGCCGGGACCGTCCTCGCCGCCTGCTACCTGGCCCTCAACCCGCCGCGGGTGGACCGGCTCGCCCTGCCCGCCGCCCGGCCGGTGGCGCGGGCGTGGGAATGGCTGGTCCCGGTCGGCCTCGTCCTGGCCGTCTTCGTCGGCTTCGTCGCCGCCCAGGCCTCGGCGATGTGGGGCGGGCACGACTACGTCCGCCGGGTCACCGGGCTGAGCTACGCCGACTACGTCCACCAGGGCTTCGGCCAGCTCACCGTCGCGACCGCGCTGACGCTGGCCACGGTCGCGATCGCGGTGCGCCGCGCACCGCGGGCCACCGCCCGGGACCGGCTGCTGCTGCGGGCGGCCCTGGGCCCGCTGTGCGCGCTCACCCTCGTCGTCGTCGCCTCGGCGCTGTTCCGGATGGCCGTCTACCAGCAGGCGTACGGGTACACCGTGCTGCGCGTCCTCGTCGACGCGTTCGAGCTGTGGCTCGGCCTCGTCGTCGTCCTGGTGCTGGTCGCCGGGGTGCGCTGGTCCGCGGCCTGGCTGCCGCGCGCCGCGCTGGTCTCCGGCGCGGTGTTCCTCCTCGCCCTCGGCCTGGCCAACCCGGAGGGCTGGGTGGCCCGGCAGAACATCGAGCGGTACGCGGACACGGGAAAGATCGACACCTCCTACCTCGCCACCCTTGGCCCGGACGCCGTACCGGCGATCGTCGAGGGGCTCCCGGCCGACCTCGCGCGGTGCGCGCTCCCCGACCCCGCCGACGGCGGCTGGGGCCGTGCCGGGGACGGGGACGTGCTCGAGTGGAACCTCGGCCGGTCCCAGGCGGCCGCGGCCGTCGGGGCGCTGCCCGGTGCGGGGACCAGCACGGACCGCAGCCGCTGCCCCTGA
- a CDS encoding DUF3145 domain-containing protein: MNGAFTRGVIFVHSAPRALCPHVEWAAGTVLGVRVALEWTVQPAADGLWRAEHSWVGPVGTGARLASALRGWTHLRYEITEDASPGCDGGRWSHTPELGIFHAQTDAHGNVVVPEDRVRAALEHAGDPVRLRHELDLALGQAWDDELEPFRYAGAGAPVRWLHRVG, translated from the coding sequence ATGAATGGTGCCTTCACCCGCGGCGTCATTTTCGTGCACTCTGCGCCCAGGGCGCTGTGCCCCCACGTGGAGTGGGCGGCCGGCACCGTCCTCGGCGTGCGCGTCGCGCTGGAGTGGACGGTGCAGCCGGCCGCCGACGGCCTGTGGCGTGCCGAGCACTCCTGGGTCGGCCCGGTGGGCACCGGGGCGCGGCTGGCCTCGGCGCTGCGCGGCTGGACCCACCTGCGCTACGAGATCACCGAGGACGCCAGCCCGGGCTGCGACGGCGGGCGCTGGTCGCACACGCCCGAGCTCGGGATCTTCCACGCGCAGACGGACGCGCACGGCAACGTCGTCGTGCCGGAGGACCGGGTGCGCGCCGCCCTCGAGCACGCCGGCGACCCGGTCCGGCTGCGCCACGAGCTGGACCTCGCGCTGGGCCAGGCCTGGGACGACGAGCTCGAGCCGTTCCGGTACGCCGGCGCCGGCGCGCCGGTGCGCTGGCTGCACCGGGTGGGCTGA
- the def gene encoding peptide deformylase has translation MAMREIRVVGDPVLRTPCAEIVDIDARVRSLVEDLLETVDDEGRAGLAANQIGVGLRAFSWNIEDEVGYILNPRIVALSEDEYQDGDEGCLSVPGLWFPTRRSWFARAEGINLDGKPVVVEGEELMARCIQHEVDHLDGLLYLDRLEPSVRKQAMKAVREQL, from the coding sequence ATGGCCATGCGTGAGATCCGTGTCGTCGGCGATCCCGTCCTGCGCACCCCGTGCGCGGAGATCGTCGACATCGATGCCCGTGTCCGGTCCCTCGTGGAGGACCTGCTGGAGACCGTCGACGACGAGGGCCGGGCCGGGCTGGCCGCGAACCAGATCGGCGTCGGCCTGCGGGCGTTCTCCTGGAACATCGAGGACGAGGTCGGGTACATCCTCAACCCACGGATCGTGGCGCTGTCGGAGGACGAGTACCAGGACGGGGACGAGGGGTGCCTGTCCGTCCCCGGGCTGTGGTTCCCCACCCGGCGCTCCTGGTTCGCGCGAGCCGAGGGCATCAACCTGGACGGCAAGCCGGTGGTGGTCGAGGGGGAGGAGCTCATGGCCCGCTGCATCCAGCACGAGGTGGACCACCTGGACGGGCTGCTGTACCTGGACCGGCTCGAGCCGAGCGTGCGGAAGCAGGCCATGAAGGCGGTGCGCGAGCAGCTCTGA
- a CDS encoding SGNH/GDSL hydrolase family protein, whose protein sequence is MRAVRTGRGPRRPAAAPAVAVVLVVLLGGCSGTAPVPTAPTAPKEPTAARPDEAPPGPVALAAVGDSITEADSPDFARGDLGPASWVSHAVGEDVAFAGGWAEWGATTAQMAAGVEPVPADVLVVLAGTNDVTSGVPFAETADNLRQVAATVGAPEVVLCAVPPIDNAPELAERLNDQLAELAGKAGWTWVDAPAGLRAGDRFAPGMASDGVHPTTEGAAVIGAAVREAVLELSGSRVS, encoded by the coding sequence GTGCGAGCCGTCCGCACCGGTCGTGGGCCCCGCCGCCCGGCGGCCGCGCCCGCCGTCGCCGTCGTGCTCGTGGTCCTGCTCGGTGGCTGCTCCGGAACTGCTCCGGTGCCGACTGCGCCCACTGCGCCGAAGGAGCCGACGGCGGCGCGCCCAGACGAGGCGCCGCCGGGACCGGTGGCCCTGGCCGCCGTCGGGGACTCGATCACCGAGGCCGACAGCCCCGACTTCGCCCGGGGCGACCTCGGCCCGGCCTCCTGGGTGAGCCACGCCGTCGGGGAGGACGTCGCCTTCGCCGGCGGCTGGGCGGAGTGGGGCGCGACGACCGCGCAGATGGCGGCCGGCGTGGAGCCCGTGCCGGCCGACGTGCTCGTCGTCCTCGCCGGGACCAACGACGTGACGAGCGGGGTGCCGTTCGCCGAGACGGCGGACAACCTCCGGCAGGTCGCGGCCACGGTGGGGGCGCCGGAGGTGGTGCTCTGCGCCGTCCCGCCGATCGACAATGCCCCCGAGCTCGCCGAGCGCCTGAACGACCAGCTCGCCGAGCTGGCCGGCAAGGCGGGCTGGACCTGGGTGGACGCGCCGGCCGGGCTGCGGGCGGGGGACCGGTTCGCACCGGGCATGGCCAGCGACGGCGTCCACCCCACCACGGAGGGCGCCGCGGTGATCGGTGCCGCGGTCCGCGAGGCAGTCCTGGAGCTGTCCGGGTCGCGGGTGTCGTAG